The proteins below are encoded in one region of Phaseolus vulgaris cultivar G19833 chromosome 1, P. vulgaris v2.0, whole genome shotgun sequence:
- the LOC137816078 gene encoding uncharacterized protein, whose amino-acid sequence MDRRKKAQEIALKNLTPHVMSRSGYRKLEQTLMVEKEKSQQGTYSENVETGVTSPPPPFRHEKWKRARIKKFGAPSSEQSGVIIEKIDSLESDGTFVAEGRHDILVEAIGRPEHSGRVRAAGQGVGIKLFFGVSERQPSSSSKKETQMKTKLREEIMEEMRKETDLMWLEMKKENDRMRQEFLSQQVCAEPIEPLVSPTPKSTKGSCAAPPTSGDDINGQTEDCELLVVDGKLPRVVALGKVYKNATTLHSVPLSPDVAKVTVEKVRFPDARVPLPSDEVTTVADAFQTFVAWPRELIRSMPEPHEPFQPPTPKKKREVPVDDPMASLRLIASQIGNDPFPVPWDNTFFQINTELPLMIYNTDLSEFISGNQELNISIIQFFMMFLHRVCITEGKENMYGFVDPAYTNPVGPNSTETQAYITNILEKEGKQIYLCPYINEHHWQLLVLSMVDKTAVWFCSLHKKMPTKFKDIIDT is encoded by the exons atg gatcgtcggaagaaagctcaagagatagctttgaagaatcttaccccgcacgttatgtctcgttcggggtatagaaaacttgagcaaacactgatggtggaaaaggagaaatctcaacaggggacgtattctgagaatgtggaaacaggggtcacttctcctccaccaccttttcgccatgaaaaatggaagagggcccgaattaaaaagttcggtgcaccaagttccgagcaatccggggttataatcgaaaaaatt gattccttggaatccgacggtacatttgttgctgaaggtcgtcacgatatcctggttgaagcaattggacgacctgaacactctggtcgtgttcgtgccgctggacaaggggtcggaattaaacttttttttggagtttcagaacgacagccatcctcctcctccaagaaggaaactcaaatgaagactaagttacgtgaagaaataatggaggagatgagaaaggagactgatttgatgtggctggagatgaaaaaggagaatgatcgaatgcgacaagagtttctatcgcaacaagtttgtgctgagccgattgaaccccttgttagtcccactcccaagagcacaaaggggagttgtgcggctcctccaacatcaggggatgatatcaatgggcagacagaggattgtGAGCTTCTGGTAGTGGacggcaaacttcctcgggtggtggcacttggaaaagtctataaaaacgccaccaccttacatagcgttcctctctcccctgatgtggcgaaggtaactgttgaaaaagtacgatttcctgatgctcgtgttccactaccttcagatgaggtaaccactgtggccgatgcatttcagacattcgttgcctggcccagagagctcattcgatctatgcccgaacctcat gaaccttttcagccaccaactccgaaaaagaagcgtgaggttccagttgacgatcctatggcttccctacgtctcattgctagtcagattggcaatgatccttttccagttccgtgggataatacattttttcaaatcaacactgaactgccactgatgatttacaacacagatttatcagaatttatatctgggaaccaggagctcaatataagtataattcaattttttatgat gtttttgcatagagtctgtatcactgaggggaaggaaaatatgtatggattcgtagatcctgcatatactaatcccgttggaccaaactcaactgagactcaagcatacatcactaacatcctggaaaaagagggaaaacaaatttatttatgcccttacattaatga gcatcattggcagttacttgtcttatcaatggttgataagactgctgtgtggttctgttccctacacaagaagatgcccacaaaatttaaggatatcattgatacgtaa
- the LOC137814540 gene encoding PAN domain-containing protein At5g03700: protein MILPTVMFNMLGTHQPRFMVLLFLSIQILTLRCTSITQELHTGFSATPEPSTPSFQPLLSDPTGNFSLGFLRVNGNQLALAILHVASSEPFWVANPTRAASWFDTTRLFFNGSLVLSDPETRVSWSTATNGDRAVLLNTSNLQVQTKGSPLWESFEFPTNTIVQGQNFTSKMSLLSSNGLYSLRLGNDYMGLYEGNKYLYWKRTVLETKAEVQEGKGPIYARVNPEGYLGMYQTNDEKPADVQKFNSFQQAVTAASFLFMRMEADGNLKAYYWDGSNWLTNYQAISETCELPRSCGSYGLCRPGGSGCSCLDNRTRFEAGGCFNDVGGELCGEEGIGRSKSDYWVLRRSGVEPPHKELLRHVTTPSLAECEQLCEKNCSCWGAVYNNGTGFCYMLENPIESMLGSGDESKVGYFKVKKGDREKNRVWVRVGIVITVLGMVGVIIVGMWFCVRRWKRRRVVKEEDWASPGPYKNLGSASFRSIEMSNSVE from the coding sequence ATGATACTGCCAACTGTGATGTTCAACATGTTGGGAACTCATCAGCCTCGGTTTATGGTGCTTCTATTTCTGTCCATCCAGATTCTCACGTTGAGATGCACTTCCATCACGCAAGAGCTTCACACGGGCTTCTCCGCGACACCAGAGCCTTCAACGCCGTCGTTTCAGCCACTTCTGAGTGACCCCACCGGAAACTTCTCTCTGGGCTTCCTCCGCGTGAACGGAAACCAGCTGGCACTAGCCATCCTCCACGTCGCATCCTCGGAGCCTTTCTGGGTGGCCAACCCAACTCGCGCAGCGTCCTGGTTCGATACCACACGCCTCTTCTTCAACGGTAGTCTCGTGTTGTCGGACCCCGAAACGCGCGTTTCGTGGTCAACCGCTACAAACGGAGACCGCGCGGTGCTCCTCAACACCTCCAACTTGCAAGTCCAAACCAAAGGCAGTCCCCTCTGGGAAAGTTTTGAGTTTCCCACAAATACCATCGTCCAGGGCCAGAACTTCACCTCCAAAATGTCTTTGTTATCTTCCAACGGATTATATTCATTGCGGTTAGGCAACGATTACATGGGACTATACGAAGGAAACAAGTATTTATATTGGAAACGCACGGTACTGGAGACGAAAGCGGAAGTGCAGGAAGGGAAGGGACCGATTTACGCCCGAGTCAACCCGGAGGGTTACCTCGGGATGTATCAGACAAACGACGAGAAGCCCGCGGATGTTCAAAAGTTCAACAGCTTCCAACAGGCTGTCACAGCGGCGTCGTTTTTGTTCATGCGGATGGAAGCGGACGGGAATTTGAAAGCTTATTACTGGGACGGTTCCAACTGGCTAACTAACTACCAAGCTATTTCTGAGACCTGCGAACTCCCCCGCTCCTGCGGTTCCTACGGCTTGTGCAGGCCCGGCGGGTCTGGATGCTCCTGTTTAGATAACCGAACCCGGTTCGAAGCGGGTGGGTGCTTCAACGATGTTGGTGGAGAGTTGTGTGGGGAAGAAGGAATTGGTAGGAGTAAAAGCGATTACTGGGTGCTGAGAAGGAGCGGCGTGGAGCCACCGCATAAGGAGCTCCTTAGGCACGTGACTACGCCGTCTTTGGCGGAATGCGAGCAGTTGTGTGAGAAGAACTGTAGCTGTTGGGGAGCGGTGTATAACAATGGGACCGGGTTCTGCTACATGTTGGAGAATCCGATCGAAAGCATGTTGGGTAGCGGAGATGAGTCAAAAGTGGGGTATTTCAAAGTTAAAAAAGGGGATCGAGAAAAGAATCGGGTTTGGGTACGGGTTGGAATTGTGATAACGGTTTTGGGAATGGTTGGGGTTATTATTGTTGGGATGTGGTTTTGTGTGAGGAGATGGAAAAGGAGAAGAGtagtgaaggaagaggattgGGCCTCGCCCGGCCCGTATAAGAATCTTGGATCTGCAAGTTTTAGATCCATCGAAATGAGCAACAGTGTGGAGTGA
- the LOC137816079 gene encoding uncharacterized protein, translated as MGSMTNNNNNTATEEHRTILQTLQIQMQELLQKGVIDQLHQDEEKKRQEEERQRRAEEIAQLKEQNKRLLDRLEQSEREGHSRAPSPPPLQSGTKTIVQTIPPTSLVQHTHQSVKPVTPNRVTNPKGHPFTDDIIATPLPDKWRGLTINLYDGSTYPDKHLNIFRTQMTLYTTDRTVWCKVFPTSLREGPLGWFFDLPPNSITSFDTLELKFTTQYATSRPHRTSSMSLLNVKQERGESLRTFMNRFSKVCMSIRNLNPEIAMHHLVSAILPGRFTESLIKRPPCNMDELRTRATKFMQIEEHIDYH; from the coding sequence ATGGGCTCAATgacaaacaacaacaataatactGCCACGGAAGAGCATAGGACGATACTCCAAACCCTCCAGATTCAGATGCAGGAGTTACTCCAGAAGGGAGTCATTGATCAACTACATCaagatgaagaaaagaaaagacaaGAAGAAGAGCGCCAGCGGCGTGCAGAAGAGATAGCTCAACTGAAAGAGCAGAACAAAAGATTGTTGGATAGACTCGAGCAATCTGAGCGTGAGGGACATTCACGTGCGCCTTCTCCACCACCACTCCAGTCAGGAACGAAGACAATAGTCCAAACTATACCTCCCACATCACTCGTTCAACACACCCATCAAAGTGTAAAGCCAGTAACCCCAAACAGGGTAACAAACCCGAAAGGCCATCCGTTCACTGACGATATCATAGCCACTCCTCTCCCTGACAAGTGGAGAGGCCTAACGATAAATCTTTACGATGGATCCACATATCCAGACAAACATCTGAATATATTTAGAACTCAAATGACCCTTTACACAACTGACCGAACGGTGTGGTGTAAAGTCTTCCCCACCTCTCTCAGGGAAGGCCCCCTTGGATGGTTCTTTGATCTTCCACCCAATTCCATTACAAGCTTCGACACTTTGGAATTAAAATTCACCACGCAATACGCCACAAGTAGACCTCATCggacatcctccatgtcccttCTGAATGTCAAACAAGAAAGGGGAGAATCATTAAGAACATTCATGaacagatttagcaaagtgtgtATGAGCATTCGTAACCTTAATCCAGAAATAGCCATGCATCATTTGGTCTCGGCCATACTACCTGGAAGGTTCACTGAAAGTCTTATCAAACGGCCCCCGTGTAATATGGATGAATTAAGAACAAGAGCGACAAAGTTCATGCAGATAGAGGAACACATTGATTATCATTGA
- the LOC137814541 gene encoding uncharacterized protein encodes MRGIASCYNEHAIRVSDSYCSRPSNQTYLCPKLNPSTRDSVTCMYKISTQKQLFITLTWAKKLLGQGFTITIANSEHSPSKFNARQLNKTKGNETFQSLNFQIQVLWDLSDAKYEDGPEPVNGFYVVVFVDSELGLRLGDKNPSIEEQSDTKEANFSMVSRSETFSGTAVYATKAKFCETGISHDILIKCGAEEGASKGHVLSVCVDKKTMFQVKRLRWNFRGNQTIFVDGLVVDMMWDVHDWLFNPNSASAMFMFRTRSGLDSRLWLEEKTSHARNQQDKIGFSLLICACKNLG; translated from the coding sequence ATGAGAGGCATAGCATCTTGTTACAACGAACATGCTATCAGAGTGTCCGATTCATATTGTTCAAGGCCTTCAAACCAGACCTATCTCTGTCCAAAGCTGAATCCTTCCACCAGAGATTCAGTCACCTGCATGTATAAAATATCGACGCAAAAACAACTCTTCATCACACTAACTTGGGCCAAGAAACTCCTAGGCCAAGGCTTCACCATAACCATCGCCAATTCCGAACATTCTCCCTCCAAATTCAACGCGAGGCAATTGAACAAAACCAAAGGCAACGAAACATTCCAATCCCTCAATTTCCAAATCCAAGTCCTCTGGGATCTCTCGGACGCCAAGTATGAGGATGGGCCAGAACCAGTTAATGGGTTTTACGTCGTCGTTTTTGTGGACTCCGAACTGGGCCTACGCCTCGGTGACAAAAACCCCTCGATTGAAGAACAATCCGACACAAAGGAAGCGAATTTCTCAATGGTTTCAAGGAGTGAGACGTTTTCCGGAACAGCGGTTTACGCAACGAAGGCGAAATTTTGCGAGACGGGAATTTCTCACGATATATTGATAAAGTGCGGCGCGGAAGAGGGAGCGTCGAAGGGTCACGTGTTGTCCGTGTGCGTGGACAAGAAGACAATGTTCCAGGTGAAGAGGTTGCGCTGGAACTTTCGTGGAAACCAAACAATTTTTGTGGATGGTTTGGTCGTGGATATGATGTGGGATGTGCATGATTGGCTTTTCAATCCCAATTCTGCCTCTGCCATGTTCATGTTCAGGACGAGGAGTGGCCTCGACAGTAGATTATGGCTGGAGGAGAAGACTTCGCACGCGCGCAACCAGCAGGACAAAATTGGGTTCTCTTTGTTGATATGTGCATGTAAGAACCTTGGTTGA